A genomic window from Cloacibacillus sp. includes:
- a CDS encoding ATP-binding cassette domain-containing protein produces MIEIKDLKVNFGEQTVLSGINWFITPKSRIGLVGENGAGKTTLLRVIAGAADYDGAITMPKGHGIGYLPQDLVEVKEMPLLDYLKERAGLTEISEELAGCEHRMSELSQDAPELKQLLAEHERLQREFEAKGGFGFDIEAKQVMLGLGFSPAEDAARLTSEFSGGWKMRIALAALLLSHSEILLLDEPTNHLDTESMEWLESWLRDYRGTIIAVSHDRRFLDNMVTTVAELAGGVVNLYSCGYEKFLTEREERRARLEAEWEQQKEKIDEIQHFVERFRYKATKARQVQSRLKQLEKMEITELEGPSKNVSFSFPESPRSGREVVKAEGLAKRYGAHTVFSGVDLVIERGQRVALVGVNGAGKSTLMRLLNQSEEPTEGSSTLGLNVKKAYFSQESSKNLDYSRTIWQEVNNTGSKLLEGAKRNLLGAFLFSGDEIYKPVSVLSGGEKSRLGLLKMLLSESNFLILDEPTNHLDYATKELFQKALLQYGGTILIVSHDRAFLDDLVDRVVEIRDGALYDYPGNYSWFINKRAAKGADPALGKTTADLPAEGRPDSKTKEQKRAAAEERNRLYRAKKQFVDRLPLCEGEIAEAERRKTEINADLCSPQVLSQSQQVQSLMKELKETEVRLKELYAEWEELSIKIEEIK; encoded by the coding sequence ATGATAGAGATAAAAGATTTAAAGGTAAACTTCGGGGAGCAGACGGTGCTCTCCGGCATAAACTGGTTCATCACGCCAAAGAGCCGCATCGGGCTGGTCGGGGAGAACGGAGCGGGCAAAACGACGCTTTTACGCGTCATTGCCGGAGCTGCGGACTACGACGGCGCCATTACGATGCCGAAGGGGCACGGCATAGGCTATCTGCCGCAGGACCTCGTCGAGGTCAAAGAGATGCCGCTTCTTGATTATTTAAAGGAACGCGCCGGCCTCACGGAAATTTCCGAAGAGCTTGCCGGCTGCGAGCACCGCATGTCCGAATTGTCGCAGGACGCGCCGGAGTTGAAACAGCTCCTCGCGGAGCACGAACGCCTTCAAAGGGAATTTGAGGCAAAGGGCGGCTTCGGCTTTGATATAGAGGCGAAACAGGTGATGCTGGGCCTTGGCTTCTCCCCTGCGGAGGACGCCGCGCGTCTCACCTCCGAGTTCTCCGGCGGGTGGAAGATGCGCATAGCGCTTGCCGCGCTGCTTCTGTCGCATTCGGAGATCCTGCTGCTTGACGAGCCGACCAACCATCTCGACACAGAAAGCATGGAGTGGCTTGAATCATGGCTGCGCGACTACCGCGGCACCATAATCGCCGTCTCTCACGACAGGCGCTTTCTCGACAACATGGTGACGACGGTGGCGGAGCTTGCAGGCGGCGTCGTCAACCTCTACTCCTGCGGATATGAGAAATTCCTCACCGAGCGCGAGGAACGCCGCGCGCGCCTGGAGGCCGAATGGGAGCAGCAAAAGGAAAAAATAGACGAGATACAGCACTTCGTCGAACGCTTCCGCTATAAGGCGACAAAGGCGCGTCAGGTGCAGAGCCGCCTAAAACAGCTTGAAAAAATGGAGATAACGGAGCTGGAAGGCCCCTCGAAGAACGTAAGCTTCAGCTTTCCCGAAAGCCCGCGCAGCGGCCGCGAAGTGGTAAAGGCGGAGGGTCTCGCCAAACGCTACGGCGCGCACACCGTCTTTTCCGGCGTTGACCTCGTAATAGAGCGCGGCCAGCGCGTCGCGCTCGTCGGAGTGAACGGCGCGGGAAAATCGACGCTGATGCGCCTACTGAACCAGAGCGAAGAACCGACCGAAGGCTCCTCCACGCTCGGCCTCAACGTCAAGAAAGCCTACTTCTCGCAGGAAAGCTCAAAAAATCTCGATTACAGCCGCACTATATGGCAGGAGGTCAACAACACCGGTTCAAAACTGCTGGAAGGGGCCAAACGCAACCTGCTGGGAGCATTTCTTTTTTCTGGAGATGAGATATACAAGCCCGTCTCCGTGCTCTCCGGCGGCGAAAAATCGCGCCTCGGGCTGCTCAAGATGCTGCTTTCTGAGTCCAACTTTCTCATACTGGACGAGCCTACGAACCATCTTGACTACGCCACGAAGGAACTTTTTCAAAAGGCGCTGCTCCAATACGGCGGCACCATACTGATAGTCTCGCACGACCGCGCCTTTTTAGACGACCTTGTAGACCGAGTGGTCGAAATACGTGACGGCGCCCTCTACGACTATCCCGGCAACTATTCGTGGTTTATAAACAAACGCGCGGCAAAGGGCGCTGACCCCGCGCTGGGCAAAACCACAGCCGACCTGCCGGCGGAGGGCAGGCCCGACTCAAAGACAAAAGAGCAAAAAAGGGCCGCCGCCGAAGAACGCAACCGCCTCTACCGCGCTAAAAAACAGTTCGTGGACCGTCTGCCGCTCTGTGAGGGCGAGATAGCCGAGGCGGAAAGGCGCAAAACCGAAATAAACGCTGACCTCTGCTCGCCCCAAGTGCTCTCACAATCGCAGCAGGTCCAGTCCCTGATGAAAGAGCTGAAAGAGACCGAGGTGCGATTAAAAGAGCTTTACGCGGAATGGGAAGAACTCAGCATCAAAATAGAAGAAATAAAATAA
- a CDS encoding DMT family transporter, producing the protein MGNRLKGTLCVLAAGICWGTTGTIQAFAPKDASSLTIGAARVVFSGLILIIYALIKRRRSLFDGAWSVKGVLIAAFGLAAYQLTFFSAVRLTGVSVGTMVAIGSAPPVAGAFGYFFFKERLPWRWYAATVMAVAGCSMLVLGGGKGSVSVSFLGVFLAFCAAASYALEGLGLRFIHKDPYDVIAVVSAVSGLMALPWLVTGEIAWMAELRGAFCMLMLTFFSTIIPYTLFTIGIQNIQLGAAYTLGLSEPLTAWFLSAALLGERLSVTASVGVAVLFAGLLLLACKGGAQN; encoded by the coding sequence ATGGGAAACCGTTTAAAAGGAACGCTCTGCGTCCTGGCCGCCGGCATCTGCTGGGGAACCACCGGCACCATACAGGCCTTCGCGCCAAAAGACGCCTCTTCGCTCACAATAGGCGCAGCGCGCGTCGTCTTCTCCGGCCTCATCCTCATCATATACGCGCTCATAAAAAGACGCCGCTCCCTCTTCGACGGAGCGTGGAGCGTAAAAGGCGTCTTGATAGCCGCCTTCGGCCTCGCCGCCTACCAGCTCACCTTCTTCTCCGCCGTGCGCCTCACCGGCGTCTCCGTCGGAACAATGGTGGCCATCGGCTCCGCGCCTCCCGTAGCCGGCGCCTTCGGATACTTCTTCTTTAAAGAGCGCCTGCCTTGGCGTTGGTACGCCGCCACGGTGATGGCCGTCGCGGGCTGCTCCATGCTCGTTTTGGGAGGCGGCAAAGGCTCCGTCTCCGTCAGCTTCCTTGGAGTATTCCTCGCCTTCTGCGCCGCCGCCTCATACGCGCTTGAAGGCCTCGGCCTGCGCTTCATCCATAAAGACCCGTACGACGTCATAGCGGTCGTAAGCGCCGTAAGCGGCCTTATGGCGCTGCCGTGGCTTGTGACGGGAGAGATTGCGTGGATGGCAGAACTGCGCGGCGCGTTCTGTATGCTCATGCTCACCTTCTTCAGCACCATCATCCCCTACACCCTCTTCACCATAGGCATTCAAAACATACAGCTTGGCGCCGCCTACACGCTGGGCCTCTCAGAGCCGCTCACCGCGTGGTTCCTATCCGCCGCGCTGCTTGGAGAAAGGCTCTCCGTCACCGCCTCCGTAGGCGTAGCCGTCCTCTTCGCCGGGCTGCTGCTTCTTGCCTGCAAAGGCGGAGCTCAAAATTAG
- a CDS encoding MATE family efflux transporter, with protein MYEYNGDWINRRVWAFFIPGLIATISITLSMFLDILLVGRMVGPMEMGAVQMAMPVTMLFNMIYMLLGTGGEVLVASAKGERDPARANTIFTLTMAAALLTGAAVAVLGSLFAAQTAAFLDKGNAEMTPLVARYIRIMFLGAPIIIGVMSCTPFVKADAMPKLSAFVAVFSNIVNIVSKMIYMGPLKLGLDGAALGTVTGYAAGLALLSLCYLLNGEKRVLRFVPLSAKDFKKVGDIFLTGLPSSLGQGLGALNALVSNAIVLSIAGSKGIVALTVASSCTIFISSFRYASPMAIVPLVGAMYGERDWWSMIQTAKRVLFICIAGTALCVLFFELFPKEVLLAFGVKDKAVMAMGVTALRFFSLNVLFTVMIHIIMTYYQTTGRKTVSIAISAGTELADIACRYLCGMIFGLIGVWASPLLGSALLLISIYGYARWVEKKTAGAEISYHGAFLLHERAPAFVEKNTLIPDKQNVLAFAEQERAFIEKSGASAEAAKKAGTLIEEALLQIIAKNSAHIKSVDVMTVVWKGGINIRLRDDGPKFAAAQNKNDSITHASIIGY; from the coding sequence ATGTACGAATATAACGGAGATTGGATAAACAGACGCGTGTGGGCCTTCTTTATTCCCGGCCTTATCGCCACAATTTCCATCACCCTCTCGATGTTTCTTGACATCCTGCTCGTCGGCCGCATGGTCGGCCCGATGGAGATGGGTGCTGTGCAGATGGCAATGCCCGTCACCATGCTCTTCAATATGATCTACATGCTTTTGGGCACAGGCGGAGAAGTGCTCGTCGCCTCCGCTAAAGGGGAACGAGACCCGGCGCGGGCAAACACCATATTTACGCTCACAATGGCCGCAGCGCTTCTGACCGGCGCCGCCGTCGCCGTATTAGGCAGCCTGTTTGCCGCGCAGACGGCTGCCTTCCTAGACAAGGGGAACGCCGAAATGACGCCCCTGGTCGCGCGATATATTCGAATAATGTTTCTCGGCGCCCCGATAATCATTGGAGTCATGAGCTGCACGCCCTTCGTCAAAGCGGATGCGATGCCGAAACTGTCCGCTTTCGTCGCCGTTTTTTCAAACATCGTCAACATTGTCTCCAAAATGATATACATGGGACCCCTGAAACTGGGACTCGACGGCGCGGCTCTGGGAACGGTAACTGGCTATGCCGCGGGGCTTGCACTTCTTTCCCTTTGCTATCTTTTAAACGGCGAAAAACGAGTGCTCAGATTTGTGCCGCTTTCAGCCAAAGACTTCAAAAAAGTCGGCGACATCTTCCTCACGGGCCTTCCCTCTTCTCTGGGACAGGGCCTTGGCGCGCTCAACGCGCTGGTATCCAACGCGATAGTGCTTTCCATCGCTGGCAGCAAAGGCATAGTGGCGCTCACAGTCGCCAGCTCATGCACCATCTTTATATCGTCATTTCGCTACGCGTCGCCTATGGCCATCGTGCCGCTCGTTGGGGCAATGTACGGCGAACGCGACTGGTGGTCCATGATACAGACCGCAAAGCGCGTACTATTCATCTGCATAGCGGGCACTGCGCTCTGCGTGCTCTTCTTTGAGCTTTTCCCAAAAGAGGTGCTTTTGGCCTTTGGCGTCAAAGACAAAGCGGTCATGGCCATGGGAGTGACCGCGCTCAGATTCTTCTCCCTGAACGTACTCTTCACAGTGATGATACACATCATAATGACCTACTATCAGACCACAGGAAGAAAAACCGTCTCCATCGCCATCTCGGCGGGAACCGAACTGGCCGACATTGCGTGCCGCTATCTATGCGGTATGATTTTCGGTCTGATAGGCGTCTGGGCCTCCCCGCTGCTTGGAAGCGCGCTGCTGCTTATCTCCATCTACGGCTACGCGCGCTGGGTAGAAAAAAAGACCGCAGGAGCCGAGATAAGCTACCACGGAGCCTTCCTCCTTCACGAACGCGCGCCCGCCTTTGTGGAAAAGAATACACTGATACCAGATAAACAAAACGTTTTAGCCTTTGCGGAACAAGAACGGGCGTTCATAGAAAAAAGCGGCGCGAGCGCAGAGGCCGCCAAAAAGGCGGGCACGTTGATAGAAGAGGCGCTGCTTCAGATAATTGCAAAAAACAGCGCGCACATAAAAAGCGTCGATGTGATGACAGTCGTGTGGAAAGGCGGCATAAACATACGTCTGCGCGACGACGGCCCCAAATTTGCCGCGGCGCAAAACAAAAACGACAGCATCACCCACGCGTCCATAATCGGCTACAA
- a CDS encoding lytic transglycosylase domain-containing protein, translated as MRKITKKRRIHLSQIAVMLLLLFSVIMHPKAGISSTAASPKTHSTLSDGTVITTVSETVLSENVASVESKTAVIYNAQPQKVQQAPLYDASIYTALKKQGLTEEHIGIWQDEHPLSTLNKLETLPPGKQKKVANIAAFIRKVNPKISHKTAWREACALVFYSVKYGVPSDLAVGIAKTESRFNPAAQSKAGALGVMQVVWRVHNGMLRAKGIAATRDHMFDPERGVEAGVLILSRYISAYGTVQKALNRYYGGIAHNYVKKLNNNMAMLQKHSTKTGY; from the coding sequence ATGCGAAAAATAACGAAAAAGCGGCGTATCCATCTGTCGCAAATCGCAGTGATGCTCCTGCTCTTATTCTCAGTCATAATGCACCCCAAGGCGGGAATAAGCAGCACAGCGGCATCGCCGAAAACACATAGCACCCTCTCAGACGGCACAGTCATCACAACAGTCAGCGAAACTGTCCTATCAGAGAATGTTGCATCGGTGGAAAGCAAGACCGCCGTCATCTATAATGCTCAGCCGCAGAAAGTGCAGCAGGCGCCGCTTTACGACGCCTCCATCTACACCGCGCTGAAAAAACAGGGGCTTACCGAAGAGCATATAGGGATATGGCAGGACGAGCATCCGCTAAGTACACTCAACAAATTGGAGACGCTGCCCCCGGGAAAACAGAAAAAGGTGGCAAACATAGCCGCCTTCATTAGAAAGGTAAACCCCAAAATATCTCATAAAACGGCATGGAGAGAGGCCTGTGCGCTCGTATTCTACAGCGTCAAATACGGCGTCCCGTCAGACCTCGCCGTCGGCATCGCAAAGACCGAAAGCCGCTTCAACCCCGCGGCCCAAAGCAAAGCGGGCGCGCTCGGCGTCATGCAGGTAGTCTGGCGCGTACACAACGGAATGCTGCGAGCCAAAGGCATCGCGGCCACCCGCGACCACATGTTCGACCCGGAACGCGGAGTAGAGGCGGGAGTGCTCATACTTTCCCGCTACATCAGCGCCTACGGCACGGTGCAAAAAGCGCTCAACCGTTACTACGGAGGAATAGCCCACAACTACGTCAAAAAACTCAACAACAACATGGCGATGCTCCAAAAACATTCAACAAAAACGGGCTATTAA
- a CDS encoding aldehyde dehydrogenase family protein, producing the protein MQNVELQPQYGLYINGKWRPSGDGKYFKVHCPANGEQLAECAEATREDVDAAVTAANTAWKTWKNVDPIVRADLLLKIADVIDANKEHLAMVESMDNGKPIRETLNVDVPFSADHFRYFAGAIRTEEGSAAMLDKNTMSLVLREPIGVVGQIVPWNFPLLMSAWKLAPVLASGCCTVLKPSSLTPLSALELARLIGPLLPPGVFNVVTGKGSRAGQYMLEHNGFNKLAFTGSTEVGLSVADAASQHLIPATLELGGKSANIFFPDCDWDLAMDGLQLGILFNQGQVCCAGSRVFVHEDIYDKFMEDAVKAFNKIKVGMPWLPATQMGCQIDKSQVKKIQEKVDAGVKEGAVVACGGHPLTEGEYAHGSFYAPTLLTNVTNDMTVAREEIFGPVACVIKFKTEQEVIDMANDNDYGLGGAVFTKDLNRAIRVCRGIETGRMWVNTYNAIPAGAPFGGYKQSGIGRETHKVILEHYTQMKNIMINLAEKPSGFYPKD; encoded by the coding sequence ATGCAGAACGTGGAATTGCAGCCGCAGTATGGACTGTACATCAATGGCAAATGGAGGCCGTCGGGAGACGGGAAGTATTTCAAGGTCCATTGCCCGGCAAACGGCGAACAGCTTGCTGAATGCGCGGAGGCGACACGCGAAGACGTTGACGCGGCGGTGACGGCGGCAAACACGGCGTGGAAGACGTGGAAAAACGTAGATCCGATCGTGCGCGCCGACCTTCTGCTGAAAATAGCCGACGTAATAGACGCGAACAAAGAACACCTCGCCATGGTGGAATCAATGGATAACGGCAAGCCTATACGCGAGACGCTGAACGTGGACGTTCCCTTTTCCGCGGACCATTTCCGCTATTTCGCGGGCGCGATCCGCACCGAAGAGGGGTCGGCCGCGATGCTCGACAAAAACACGATGTCGCTCGTGCTGCGCGAACCGATAGGCGTCGTAGGCCAGATAGTGCCGTGGAACTTCCCGCTTCTTATGTCCGCGTGGAAGCTGGCTCCCGTTCTTGCCTCCGGCTGCTGCACCGTACTCAAACCATCAAGCCTCACGCCGCTTTCTGCGCTTGAGCTGGCGCGCCTCATCGGCCCGCTGCTTCCTCCCGGCGTCTTCAACGTCGTCACGGGCAAAGGCTCGCGCGCGGGACAGTATATGCTGGAACACAACGGCTTCAACAAGCTCGCCTTCACCGGCTCGACCGAGGTGGGCCTGAGCGTCGCGGACGCGGCCTCTCAGCATCTCATTCCCGCTACGCTCGAACTGGGCGGAAAATCCGCGAACATCTTCTTCCCCGACTGCGACTGGGACCTCGCGATGGACGGGCTGCAGCTTGGCATCCTCTTCAATCAGGGGCAGGTCTGCTGCGCCGGCTCCCGCGTCTTCGTACACGAGGATATCTACGATAAATTCATGGAGGACGCAGTGAAGGCCTTCAATAAGATAAAGGTAGGGATGCCGTGGCTGCCGGCAACTCAGATGGGCTGCCAGATAGACAAGAGCCAGGTGAAAAAGATACAGGAGAAGGTCGACGCCGGCGTCAAAGAGGGCGCGGTCGTCGCCTGCGGCGGACACCCGCTCACCGAGGGCGAGTACGCGCACGGCTCCTTCTACGCGCCTACTCTGCTTACGAACGTCACAAACGACATGACTGTGGCACGCGAAGAGATTTTCGGACCCGTCGCCTGCGTCATCAAGTTCAAGACGGAGCAGGAGGTCATTGACATGGCCAACGACAACGACTACGGGCTGGGCGGCGCAGTCTTCACAAAGGACTTAAACCGCGCGATCCGCGTCTGCCGCGGCATCGAGACTGGGCGCATGTGGGTCAACACCTATAACGCGATCCCGGCCGGCGCGCCGTTTGGCGGCTACAAGCAGAGCGGCATAGGCCGTGAGACGCACAAGGTGATACTCGAACATTACACTCAGATGAAAAATATAATGATAAACCTCGCGGAGAAGCCAAGCGGCTTCTACCCGAAGGACTAA
- a CDS encoding YhcH/YjgK/YiaL family protein encodes MIYDTIDNFINEIPNFMPCAAQFTDFLKAARELDFEALEALEFAPLDLRFGRYETQPEGAVPFETHKKYWDLQLLFAGEELIGYAPAEALTLTRPYDEAEDITFYEGRGQNLKLSPGMAVLLAPWDAHRPGVQTENGPCSVKKIVIKLPWETV; translated from the coding sequence ATGATATACGACACCATCGACAACTTTATAAACGAGATCCCAAACTTCATGCCGTGCGCCGCTCAATTCACCGATTTTTTAAAGGCCGCGCGCGAACTTGATTTTGAGGCGCTTGAAGCGCTGGAATTTGCGCCGCTTGACCTGCGTTTTGGGAGATACGAAACGCAGCCGGAGGGCGCCGTGCCCTTTGAGACTCACAAAAAATACTGGGACCTCCAGCTGCTTTTTGCCGGAGAGGAACTTATCGGATACGCGCCGGCCGAAGCTCTCACACTGACGCGCCCATACGACGAAGCGGAAGACATCACCTTCTATGAGGGCCGCGGCCAGAACTTGAAACTATCGCCCGGCATGGCCGTCCTGCTTGCACCGTGGGACGCGCACCGCCCCGGAGTACAGACCGAAAACGGCCCCTGCTCCGTCAAAAAAATAGTGATAAAACTTCCATGGGAAACCGTTTAA
- a CDS encoding glutamine synthetase III, whose product MAEIKEYPKMKDIYGSLVFDQKEMKQRLPKDVFDNLIGAIEGRQKLDSSISDTVALAMKDWAVSKGADHWAHWFHPLTELTAEKHTAFLTADENGNPLNSFRGKDLMQSEPDASSFPSGGTRSTFEARGYSAWDPTSPAFIIKSPKGGTLCIPSVFIAYDGSPLDLKTYLLRSMQAVESRAMKMLKLFGNRGVRYVHSTVGGEQEFFLLDRPRAQQRPDIRFCGRTLVGSPPPRDQKMEDHYFGAIPTRVLSYMEDVQRDLARLGVDLATRHNENARCQFEFAPQFNEANLACDQNQLIMETMRKMARHHELRLLFHEKPFMEMNGSGKHINFSLEDSEGRNLLKPSTNHRKNVIFLSFLSSFILGCADHFGLMQASVATPGNMYRLGGHEAPPFIISVYLGEAVAGMLHAIEGGAENESVKSVKGTLDLGLPKLPDIVAFDSDRNRTSPVAFTGNKFEFRAPGASQAMAVPVMAVLSVWAAGLEKFLGLFEERINNGEDPVDAAIKTIRQVSEMSRNIRFEGDAYTGDWHVEAERRGLIKARTIPEGIDLFMEPSTLEMLEQLGVFSKKEMEAFYTIKLENFVKNIEIEMSVLRDMVWEGILPAISRELITESAAAKAAESFGLPGFERWREMLVKFAEAKIELIEKTQRLTELREKMADMSTRDHADEIVKSVVPLMNEIRATADSIEIYFSGENMPYPNYRNLLSLSA is encoded by the coding sequence ATGGCCGAGATAAAAGAATACCCCAAAATGAAGGATATATACGGCTCCCTGGTCTTTGACCAGAAGGAGATGAAGCAGCGTCTTCCCAAGGACGTCTTTGACAACCTCATAGGCGCCATCGAAGGACGGCAGAAGCTTGATTCGAGCATCTCAGACACGGTGGCGCTCGCTATGAAGGACTGGGCCGTAAGCAAGGGCGCAGATCACTGGGCGCATTGGTTCCACCCGCTGACGGAGCTGACGGCGGAAAAGCACACGGCCTTCCTCACCGCCGACGAAAACGGCAACCCGCTCAACTCGTTCCGCGGCAAGGACCTGATGCAGAGCGAACCTGACGCCTCCTCGTTTCCCTCCGGCGGCACGCGCAGCACCTTTGAGGCGCGCGGCTATTCCGCGTGGGACCCGACAAGCCCCGCCTTTATAATCAAGTCGCCCAAGGGCGGCACGCTCTGCATCCCCTCCGTCTTCATCGCCTATGACGGCTCGCCTCTTGACCTGAAGACCTATCTGCTGCGCTCGATGCAGGCCGTCGAAAGCCGCGCCATGAAGATGCTGAAGCTTTTCGGCAACCGCGGCGTCCGCTACGTGCATTCAACGGTCGGAGGCGAGCAGGAGTTTTTCCTGCTTGACCGCCCGCGCGCGCAGCAGCGCCCCGACATCCGCTTCTGCGGCCGAACGCTGGTAGGTTCTCCGCCGCCGCGCGACCAGAAGATGGAAGATCATTATTTCGGCGCCATCCCGACGCGCGTGCTCTCCTATATGGAGGACGTGCAGCGCGACCTTGCGCGTCTCGGCGTGGACCTGGCGACGCGCCACAACGAAAACGCGCGCTGCCAGTTTGAGTTCGCGCCGCAGTTCAACGAGGCGAACCTCGCCTGCGACCAGAACCAACTGATAATGGAGACGATGCGCAAGATGGCGCGTCACCACGAGCTGCGCCTGCTTTTCCATGAAAAGCCTTTCATGGAGATGAACGGAAGCGGCAAGCACATCAACTTTTCGCTGGAGGACAGCGAGGGGCGCAATCTGCTGAAACCTTCGACGAACCACAGAAAGAACGTCATCTTCCTCTCGTTCCTCTCGTCGTTCATACTGGGCTGCGCCGACCATTTCGGCCTGATGCAGGCCTCCGTCGCCACTCCGGGCAACATGTACCGTCTGGGCGGACACGAGGCGCCGCCGTTCATAATCAGCGTCTATCTCGGCGAAGCTGTGGCAGGGATGCTTCACGCCATTGAAGGCGGCGCGGAGAATGAGAGCGTCAAATCCGTAAAGGGAACGCTCGACCTCGGGCTGCCGAAGCTGCCGGACATCGTAGCCTTCGACAGCGATAGAAACCGCACAAGCCCCGTAGCCTTCACCGGCAATAAATTTGAGTTCCGCGCGCCGGGCGCGTCACAGGCTATGGCGGTGCCGGTGATGGCGGTGCTTTCCGTCTGGGCCGCCGGCCTTGAAAAATTCCTCGGCCTTTTTGAGGAACGGATCAACAACGGCGAAGACCCTGTAGACGCCGCGATAAAGACGATACGCCAAGTCTCAGAGATGAGCCGCAACATCCGCTTTGAGGGCGACGCCTACACCGGCGACTGGCACGTTGAGGCGGAGCGCCGCGGCCTTATCAAGGCGCGCACCATCCCGGAAGGCATCGACCTTTTCATGGAGCCGTCGACGCTTGAAATGCTGGAGCAGCTGGGCGTCTTCTCCAAAAAAGAGATGGAGGCCTTCTACACTATAAAACTGGAAAACTTCGTTAAAAACATCGAGATAGAGATGTCCGTTTTGCGCGACATGGTGTGGGAGGGCATCCTTCCCGCCATTTCCAGAGAGCTGATAACGGAAAGCGCGGCGGCGAAAGCGGCGGAGAGCTTCGGCCTTCCCGGTTTTGAACGCTGGCGCGAGATGCTCGTGAAGTTTGCCGAAGCAAAGATAGAGCTTATCGAAAAGACGCAGCGGCTTACGGAGCTGCGCGAAAAAATGGCCGACATGAGCACGCGCGACCATGCGGACGAAATAGTAAAGAGCGTCGTCCCCCTCATGAACGAAATAAGAGCGACCGCCGATTCCATAGAGATCTATTTTTCGGGCGAAAACATGCCCTATCCAAACTACAGGAACCTCCTCTCGCTTTCGGCCTAG